One Nothobranchius furzeri strain GRZ-AD chromosome 7, NfurGRZ-RIMD1, whole genome shotgun sequence genomic window, cgcgcttcgcaactcgcagtgtttatagttcgtgcggctcgtctctgcggtgagccaatattctcccaaactgtaaggggcagcatggagctctacggcaaacatccaacactacaccatagtagaagtagaaattactgtttacaacatggcatttcagcatttttaacagcgttctcgtcttttccgacagtgcgagctatttctctccaagaattattaacaacatgttgatcacggtgatctttgagagctgaatcatacaaatgtctgtatttacgaacctctgccatactacttcttgccggtccgccatgtttttccgcgtccgtccgtccacgtggttagaaattttccgaggtgcgcgttgcggaaattctgggccgtgcagaggcgcggtggaggggcgtggttgttaaaatgacacaaaatgacgcaacttttccgcgcggagccgtgcggacctcgtggacgcgtcaagcataaaccaaccttaaggtggCAGCCCAAGGGGAGGGTGTTGAAACGTGTTTGTGACAATTGCAACTATTTTGgatggatgtaaaaaaaaaatcgtaACAACTGACAACAGCGCCATCTGCAGGAAGCTTCTCCTGAGGCGTTTGATCTGAAGTCTGGCGATCTTTTCCTGAGGCCTGATGTCCTAAAAAGTACACTGTAAATGTGATTTTAGCTGAGCGTCATCCTCATTGTTTAGTCAGGTGTAGAAAAATCATTCACACACTCATCTTTGTGATAAATCACAAAAATCTGCCTCACATGGTTACTTTGAAGAGTTGGATGTTTCTTCAGCAAGTAGGCCAGGCGCGTCGCCCGAATTGCATTAAAAAAGGACACGATCACCTGGAATGGGTCAGATGTGTGTCAGGAAGACACAAGCTGCTTCTCTTTCGTCTAAATTAGATTTTGTTTCCAGCTAGCCTCACCTGGCCGTCCTCGTGGTAAACAAACAGGTTCCTAGTGTGTTCATCCTCCTTAAAGGAAATCTGCAAACCGTGAGCGTGACCGATCTTCTCCGGCTGGAACTCTGCATTCAGGTCCTTCATGCTGATGACAGCTTTGGGAACCTTGGACTTTTTAATCGAGACAACTGAGTGAGACTGCAGCAGATGACTGGACTAAAAAGCTGTAAATGAAAACAAACGGCTCACATCCTCCTTGATAAAGTATCTGAGGGTGAAGTCCTTCTGGGACAAAAGGAAGATCCTCTTCAGAAACTGCTTATTGTCCTTTCCCTTCTTCCAGAGGACGACTTCAAATAAATCTAGGGGGAATTCATCAGAACTGATTATACAACCTGCAACATATTCTGTATATGACAAGATATACCTCctcttaaagcagaaatccagagtttCTCCACACTAAGGAATTGTGTGTGACTTTTTAGAAATCTACAAAAGTGATAGTCTTAACCTGTACTGTGATTTATTGTAGGCAATACACCAATTTATCTTTGCTAAACTCATCCCCCGTCCCAGAGCCCCAGGCAATTTAGACATCCGCATCACAGAGCATGTGCGAGGATTTGAGGACGTCCCTagacttcttaggtgtgttcttgctgtgtcgtatctctaattccatgctgtagttcttttttaaaacacagagcagttttgtttacctgttttcccgctagatctgcacttttctggactgagatgtctgatgtttttcctgggatctgctttagccactcctctggTCTGGGAgttactgccccgatgaccatgggtaccactgatgtcttcactctccaagcTTTGTCGTGTTCTTctctgaggccctggtacttctctagtttctcatgtttctttttcctgatgttgcatcacttggtattgccacatcaaccacaacagctgtcctctgttgtttgtccaccaccacaatgtccagttggttcaccatcaccattttgtcggtCAAGATCtgaaagtcccacaggagcttggctctctcgttctctACAACTTTAGGAGTTGttgcccactttgaccttggaatAATGTATATATGAATAAAGtatcctggcaagccatcctatttatgtgaatatatagtctggccatgacccaaagacagagctcagtcgtggagcggaatctacggttgtctttcaatcaGTCTCcatatgctattggacaacgcaACGTACTCATCGCTATGGTTGTTAGTCAACAACGCTGTCTGCCATATGctgttgaagaagatgcaaatacattttttttagtaaataaaggacttaagtacccttgtctgctcttgactcaaaataaagtccaaatagtccaaagtaGTTTCTAACGAGCCGTCACCATCTTCTTCCGCTCCGTCGCATCGTCCTGCCCACCAAATGATGCAGTGCTGTGACTGGCACAACACGAAACctctcaggccaatggtagacctgctgaggctccaatggagcgtggctagaccgacatgcagagcaaaatcatttagctTCGGCAGCTAATGCTCAAAATTTCTAGGCAATGAATAAAAAGCTTAAATGAGAATACGAATTGTACAACAGTGTGTTTTAGAAGGATCGATTCCAGCCATAATTCTACAAGTAGGGAGGTAGGCTTAAAGTGTAATGTagttttccacctctagatggagGCCTCCGAGAAAACCcttggatttctgctttaaggcAGCATGAGGTACCTGCAGAGTAGGTTTTCAGAAAGAAGTTGCTTTCTCCTGTGAATTCCCTCCTTTCATACTTTGATCGGATCCACTGATCCTTGAGAACACTGAAAGATTCCATTGTTAATGTTAAAGCATGTTTTCATTTATGAGCAActtttatatttttaacatttctaAGCTGTTCATTCACAGAGCATGAACCTTCCACTCCCGTTTACGGTCGTCTTCATTTTCTACCTCTGCCTCTGACAGCACTGGGGTGTGGTTGCAGACACTTACACACAGTCTTTTTGGTGCGGCCTGTAGAAGAAGGATGGGACACACTTTTCGAAAATGTCTTTGGCTGCAGTGTTTCCCCTCTCACGCATGAACTGAAACCACAGGATCTTACATTTAAAGCAATGAATAATTTAATGCATCAAGACACAAACATTTTCTTTAAAACTTGATGATATCATTGTGATTTAGGTTCACTATCGAGGTTAGTAGTACTCCTtcaacacagcacacacacacacacacatatatacacataaacacacacatatatatcatacacatatatataacatatatatatatatatataacacacacacacacacacacacacacacacatatatatatataacacacacacacacatatatattacaCTATATatattataacacacacacacacacacacacatatatatataacacacacacacacacatatatataacacacacacacacacacacatatatatataacacacacacacacacatatatatataacatatatatacaaatatatatatatatattatattataatatacatacatatatatatatatatacatacatatatatatatacatacatacatatatatatatatatatacatacatacacatatatatataacacacacacacatatatatacacatatatataacacacacacacacatatacacacatatacacacacacacacacatatacatatatatatatatatatatatatacatatatatatatatatatatatatatatatatatatataaaacacacacacacacacacatatatatataacacacacacacacacacacacatatatatatatatatacacatatatatatatatatatatatacacatatatatatatatatatatatatatatatatatatatatatatatatatatatacatatatatacatatatatgtatatacatatatatatatatatatatatatatatatatatatatatatacatatatatgtatatacatatatatatatatatatatatatgtatatacatatatatatatatatatatatatatatatacatatatatacatatatatgtatatatatatatatatgtatatatatgtatatatatatacatatatatgtatatacatatatatgtatatatatgtatatatatatacatatatatatatatatatatatatatatacatatatatgtatatatatgtatatatatatatatatatatatatatatatatatatatgtatatatatatatatatatatatgtatatgtatatatatgtatatatatatgtatatatatgtatatgtatatatatgtatatatatatacatatatatatatacatatatatatatacatacatatatatatatatatatatatatatatatatatatacatatatatatatatatatatacacacacacacacacacacacacacatacatacatacatacatacatacatatatatatatatatatatatatatatatatatatatatatatatatatatatatatacacacatatatatatcacacacacacacacacacactcacacacacatatatatatacatagacacaTCTAATTAATCAAACCAAAGTTAATGttagggtaacactttacaacaagggtccctttaataaagttacttagtgcattaataaGCATGAATAAAATTTTAAAGTGTTAACAACAGCTTattaatgttaaaataaatagtgatgcaccgatatgaaatttttgggccgataccgatattaagatcaccgttatggctgataaccattatactgacattaatgcttctaaaatcagcagattttgtatggaataaaaattattaaagccGAATGTAtgttatttacacacacaccactcacatttacggttctgagatgattacgttcactgtcacatgactcagcaactacacatcaccccctcaccctctgaaacaggcaaacaaatggagacaagatggaaaaaaatattgGTTATTAATATCAgcctggttttatttatcaaaccgatacagatatgttaaaaattactaacattggccgatgctgatattgatgccaatatatcGTCCATCCCTAAAAATTAAGTAATGCTTGGGGGGCATTTGTTctgaccttaaggacacttaatagtaatAACACTGGGAACGTTAATAAGGgtgatcctttgtttattaatgcttaataacacactgagtaatgttaataaagggactcttatTGTAAAGAGTTACCCATGTTAGGAAATACTTTTGGTTTAGGGCTGCTGTCAGTAGCTCTGTAACCAACCCCCACCTCCTGGCTGGGTTAGGGTTTGTTATTCTAGTAGCAGAATGTAGGCCTCGCTACCGCTGTGTATGATATGTTTATTCTCCTTCTAACAGGACCAGGTAATGCTTGATTACGTCTCTTTGGACATAAAAGTTAATGTGAACCAAGAGAAAGGGTATTTAGCTCCTGAGGAAATGCTGACAGGCATTTGTCTGAGTAAATCATTAAATAGAAACAACACAACGAAGCCAGTACCTGTACTAACGAGTCTTCCCAGTAATCCAGCTGTATGGACTTGACTTTGCTGACTGCGTGTAAATTGCGATGCATCCCTGAACAGTTCAGACACACAAAGACTCCCAGGGTGTACGAGGCCCAGTCGGGCTCTGTGAGCAGACACAACACACTTAAAGCCCTCCAGCGAGTTCATTTCAGTCGAGTCACGCTCTAGGCTTTACAGGTTTCTGTTTAACTGTGGCCTGGTGGCAAAGTGTTGGGAGTTACAAGAGGAACAATGAGGTCATAGCACAGATGCAGCAGAGCCACTCCTTCCTCTTATACAGATTTATCACAAACATGACTGAGGTGTAACGTATTACTGTTCTGTTTATTAAACAAACATCACATCTTTCTCTtgttgtttaccaaatgaaaaccacATGGCTCAGGCTTTGTCACAATGGGAGAAAAACACGATGTAAAATGCATAAACGGCATCAAACGTGAACCGAATGTCTTGCCTTTAATCACAGACGTGTGAGAATTAACTCACCAGGAGCTGCACAGTCAGCACACACGCTGTTTCCCGGCTCCTGCACCAGTTCCTGCAGGATTTTGTTGTTTCTGCTCGGACTGGCCATAGATTAACTGGATTCTAAACCCAAATGAAACAGCTACTCGGCGTCAACTCCATTCTGCTTCCGCGCtcatttattctgctctgctGTGGCTGAAAAACACGGTTTCTTTTAACCGGCTCCGTATTTCCTCTTATCAGAGCAGCAGCATGAAGTTTATTGTTCTGCAACAAGCGCAGCAGTCCAGAAATACAAGAGAAAGGAAGTGAAACGCACGTCACTCTGACTTACAGTATCAGCATTTTGGCCTGGAGCTCATAAAGGAGTTTGACCAGAGAGGGTCTGATATCACGTTGGATGAGTTTTTATTGAGTTGGTGTGGTCTgaagctgcagcagacttgtggtTCCTCGTTGGAACATTTTCTTAGGGGGGATTCCAACCTGTCGATCATTTTGATTTACCTCAAAGAACTACATTTAACAAGGTGtgagtgtgtacgtgcatgtgtaagtgtgtgcgtgtgtgtgtgtgtgtgtgcgtgcacacgtgCAGACATGGCACAAGGTGCTGTTTGACTCTGATAGACGCCCCTAAGCGGGGAGCATCAACAGCTAGCATCAAGCAATTAAAATAAACTAGTCACTGCCcaagactttaaagagcaagtcacccccaaataaacttttttttttttgctgataaactaaataaacgagtgtctaatcgtgctgcagacacgtgtcgtcaataatttggcacttcagtgcatcttagttaaaatttaaattttctgcctaaaactggcagcgttgcgccgttgtcgggtaaaaactttgcactgtcttttcatttaaatctgccaccgctattgggtaagaggtatgctatgatgtaaactggtacattatgatgtcacaatgctgtcgtgagcctgtgtgtgtgtgtgtgtgtgtgtgtgtgtgtgtgtgtgtgtgtgtgtgtgtgtgtatttgttagcagcttcgccttctcggtctgccaggcaacagcatttgttgcatttttcaaacaggaagtgggagttgagtaagaatctggtagggggtgacttgctctttaacaatagCAGTTTAACAATTTAGTTGAATCTGCAGCATTTGACTAGCAGCCAAAGCAACAGGGTTCtgtgtttttgttggtttgtttttatgtaagACATCTAAACTAAATGTGTAGGAAGTGGGCGGGCTTTAGAAATCTAAATATATGCAACAGTACACAGGTCagcgatgcacacacacactttgtggtTGAGCTTTCAGAGCACAAAGGGAGGAAAGTGTTTTCCCATCTCGGCACAACAATTACAGTTTATATTGAGTGGAAGTTTTCAGTAGATAACAGAATAATCCATAACTCAAAAGGAAGCCAATTAGGCTTTTTTGTATTTGCTACTGAAATACTAGAATACAACAATTAGAATGAGAAATTCGGTGATCAAGATGCAAAATCAATAGTCAAAAGTTAggcaatttaattttaaaaagctgaaaaccctgttaaagctgctttccggagttttcctctttcagaaattatatatgatttgtcagaaatccataaaagtgattatcttatcatgtactgtgataaaatgtaagcaatacgtctttttttgttgctaaacacgccccctgccccgcagagctccgtgcaataggaaactgagcgcggaccagaactaaccaatagcattagactaccgcttagacgctttacatttaaggaatacctcggctgatgcagagttgatgaacatgacatgagaacaacacttgtaaaacaacgttttacacacatttataaacagaaatgtgaagtcgccatcttaaacagagaaatagactttttgtgtgatatgcttgtcagccactagatggtgccatcagataagagaaatactccggaaagaagcgaaGTATTTACCGCCTATTTCTCCTCCCGACCCTGTGAACACATAAAGTTTGTCTAACCGAGCATAAAAACAGGAATAGGAATATTCGTGCTTTATTTCAGGGAGAATCCTTATCTGTTCCATATTTAATTGTTTTATTGGAAATTCCTTTGTCACTGACATAGTTGGAACAGAGTATGGACCATTCCTAATAAGTATTTTGTGACAAATAAGGTCAAAGAAGTTTCATTCCAAATACTTCATAAGTGTTATCCAGCAAATCACTATATGACAAAGTTTAAGAGGGACATTGATGTGAATTGCTGTTTTTGTGGAAGCCACCCTGAGACCGTTCAGCACCTCTTTTGGATCTGTTCACATGCTAcaacgttttggaaagactttaGCAGATTTATTATCGGACAGCTCTACAAGGACTTTATTTTAAAATGGGAAAATGTTGTATTTTTTTTCCACAAGCACAGAAAGAAAGATGTATACTTTGTTACAAATTTGTTACTATCTCCACAAATGCAGGTATAGTAACCAAAAACCTGCTTTCAAACACTATTATAGTGACACTCTCTTACATAAAATTGATTAGTGGATCACTAAATAAAAAATCTTTGCACCACCTATAATTTATTTGGATGTGTGTAACATTACTGTAGTGCACCCCCCCTGGCATAAGTTTCATGTTAtttgttcaattttgtatgcaatttgTTTGAGTACTTATCATCTTGTTCAATAACGTtttggaaaaaaaagaaagaaagaaagaaagaaagaaagaaagaaagaaagaaagaaagaaagaaagaaagaaagaaagaaagaaagaaagaaagaaagaaaaatgcgAAGTATTTAAAACATATTTCACGCTGTTCCACACTGATACAGTAGGGGTCAGTAATGGGCTAGTTATAAACAAATGAAGAAGAAACATGGAACACGGAAGCAAACTACAGTCggttgtgtctcaattcagggtctgcatccttcgaaggacccagcccacccggccgacgtgggctgcgtcctccgtcggccgggtagaccggatgttaacggctgtgaatttggacaggcctagccttcatgaactccctcggcgaacgttccgtcgcctagcaaccgtggaaccgctgggcagaaggaaccttaaacgatggagctcgacgttttatttagctttttaacccccagaaacccaaatttagaaaacaactgcaaaatatttttaacctttcacatgttgttctaggaggccagataaacgggcctatttacacattttaacagccaatagtgttgcagaactgaataggacctattagcaatgtaaatgtggttttaaaaagaaaaaaaatggggaaggtttatttttgtagacttaaatctgatgttgtgatactacaaccgtgggtctctgggggttaatcatttccttgactgttggagagctaattcagagaaaatactttagactagctgagcctgagcaaagatgtgataatagtttttaatactttctaagggtcttaatttgaccaaaaccgatttatcaccttttaagaattttcaagacccagcggataccctctagtaaacaattctcatttgtaaacaaaaataaaattcaagagtttaatgcagaactgattttatttagatatttcttttatatgtacatgtttaatcttcattaaccattttttttctagcaaagtaaaaagctgtcaaagttcttccttctctcctgtgctctctgctgctctgcagcctcatgtccttcctgatcagatccagaagctcatcgctggcaccttcccctggatgcccattttctccagaatagtcttaacaaacatgtaagaaaagaaacaggaagagaaaagaggacaacgggttattcctttcatgttttcgcagaaaaaaatatactcaaacgagtttttaaaatatgagatgttattgtacctccatgccacagccgccgaatactttgctccggtgatcatgtggtccatctccgccctaagcttaataaattccctggttttctcttttggtcctaaaatacaaacttctattaaaatcagggggaaacgtagtgggagaagtacgacaccgagcgcggccgaacatacgagccgagaccgcaatacaagcacttttactgtaacatttctaactaaaataacgttcatgtatcacaaaaagtccttaaactgacagttttcaagtttatacttacatttatatgcgcaatcctctccgacagctcccgcttcactgtccgccattgtttttaagtttttctgccggccggcccgcaaggcatcttgggaaatgctacctattgaaggatacacccgacccatccttcattcaggcgaaaagaaggccgcattcgtcgaccgcatttgaaggagtcttcgaattgggacaggccgagtcgcggcgctgtgacgtaaccggccgacgaatccggccgaggtaggatgcagaccctgaattgagacacagcctatatTCCACCGCTCAtgcattgtttttgtgtttgtttgtttttttgtttgtttttgtcctccCTCTTTTCAGTACTGACTGTTCAATTCTCATCTGAATACATTGGCATACTTTTCtgcaattaatatatatatatatatatatatatatatatatatatatatatatatatatatatatatatatatattccaccGGTCAGACATTTTTATTGTAAACTATCCTCTAAATGACCGGTGTGGCTTTCATTCAAAATacggttgttttta contains:
- the LOC107382320 gene encoding arf-GAP with dual PH domain-containing protein 2 isoform X2, with protein sequence MRERGNTAAKDIFEKCVPSFFYRPHQKDCVVLKDQWIRSKYERREFTGESNFFLKTYSADLFEVVLWKKGKDNKQFLKRIFLLSQKDFTLRYFIKEDSKVPKAVISMKDLNAEFQPEKIGHAHGLQISFKEDEHTRNLFVYHEDGQVIVSFFNAIRATRLAYLLKKHPTLQSNHLIPQIQAHCLKEGYMEKTGPTQREAFKKRWFTLFSTNRKLLYFKSPLDATDLGSVFIGSENHGYSVSESCGRNMRSGRWHCGITLETPGRQFVFMCEQEQERKEWMEAFRAIISQPMTPEDYSNEATLTRGK
- the LOC107382320 gene encoding arf-GAP with dual PH domain-containing protein 2 isoform X1, which encodes MASPSRNNKILQELVQEPGNSVCADCAAPEPDWASYTLGVFVCLNCSGMHRNLHAVSKVKSIQLDYWEDSLVQFMRERGNTAAKDIFEKCVPSFFYRPHQKDCVVLKDQWIRSKYERREFTGESNFFLKTYSADLFEVVLWKKGKDNKQFLKRIFLLSQKDFTLRYFIKEDSKVPKAVISMKDLNAEFQPEKIGHAHGLQISFKEDEHTRNLFVYHEDGQVIVSFFNAIRATRLAYLLKKHPTLQSNHLIPQIQAHCLKEGYMEKTGPTQREAFKKRWFTLFSTNRKLLYFKSPLDATDLGSVFIGSENHGYSVSESCGRNMRSGRWHCGITLETPGRQFVFMCEQEQERKEWMEAFRAIISQPMTPEDYSNEATLTRGK